GGTTGCCTCTTGAACTGGATGGATTGTTTCTGTATTGAAATAGATAAGTTTTATGGTGTTTCTAGGTGGCTTTTCTAATTTGTATATGCATAGATTCGAGGATGATAGGCTCCTTTTTCTTCAATGTTTGCTCTTGAACTGGACTTTGAGTACTGAGTTCGGTAGCTTTTATGGTCTTAGTTCGTTCATATCTGAGTGTTTCATCCCGGTTTTGATTTTTGTTCATGTTATTATCCGGCATCCGTCTTAGTTTGTTTTTAATTAGAGTTTATCCGAAAGTGTTGTAGTGTGTGCTACTGTTGTTCTTGTTAAAACACGTTTACAAAATGTTGGACGGTGATTACGGCTTGGACGGTGATTACGGCTTGGACGGTGNNNNNNNNNNNNNNNNNNNNNNNNNNNNNNNNNNNNNNNNNNNNNNNNNNNNNNNNNNNNNNNNNNNNNNNNNNNNNNNNNNNNNNNNNNNNNNNNNNNNNNNNNNNNNNNNNNNNNNNNNNNNNNNNNNNNNNNNNNNNNNNNNNNNNNNNNNNNNNNNNNNNNNNNNNNNNNNNNNNNNNNNNNNNNNNNNNNNNNNNNNNNNNNNNNNNNNNNNNNNNNNNNNNNNNNNNNNNNNNNNNNNNNNNNNNNNNNNNNNNNNNNNNNNNNNNNNNNNNNNNNNNNNNNNNNNNNNNNNNNNNNNNNNNNNNNNNNNNNNNNNNNNNNNNNNNNNNNNNNNNNNNNNNNNNNNNNNNNNNNNNNNNNNNNNNNNNNNNNNNNNNNNNNNNNNNNNNNNNNNNNNNNNNNNNNNNNNNNNNNNNNNNNNNNNNNNNNNNNNNNNNNNNNNNNNNNNNNNNNNNNNNNNNNNNNNNNNNNNNNNNNNNNNNNNNNNNNNNNNNNNNNNNNNNNNNNNNNNNNNNNNNNNNNNNNNNNNNNNNNNNNNNNNNNNNNNNNNNNNNNNNNNNNNNNNNNNNNNNNNNNNNNNNNNNNNNNNNNNNNNNNNNNNNNNNNNNNNNNNNNNNNNNNNNNNNNNNNNNNNNNNNNNNNNNNNNNNNNNNNNNNNNNNNNNNNNNNNNNNNNNNNNNNNNNNNNNNNNNNNNNNNNNNNNNNNNNNNNNNNNNNNNNNNNNNNNNNNNNNNNNNNNNNNNNNNNNNNNNNNNNNNNNNNNNNNNNNNNNNNNNNNNNNNNNNNNNNNNNNNNNNNNNNNNNNNNNNNNNNNNNNNNNNNNNNNNNNNNNNNNNNNNNNNNNNNNNNNNNNNNNNNNNNNNNNNNNNNNNNNNNNNNNNNNNNNNNNNNNNNNNNNNNNNNNNNNNNNNNNNNNNNNNNNNNNNNNNNNNNNNNNNNNNNNNNNNNNNNNNNNNNNNNNNNNNNNNNNNNNNNNNNNNNNNNNNNNNNNNNNNNNNNNNNNNNNNNNNNNNNNNNNNNNNNNNNNNNNNNNNNNNNNNNNNNNNNNNNNNNNNNNNNNNNNNNNNNNNNNNNNNNNNNNNNNNNNNNNNNNNNNNNNNNNNNNNNNNNNNNNNNNNNNNNNNNNNNNNNNNNNNNNNNNNNNNNNNNNNNNNNNNNNNNNNNNNNNNNNNNNNNNNNNNNNNNNNNNNNNNNNNNNNNNNNNNNNNNNNNNNNNNNNNNNNNNNNNNNNNNNNNNNNNNNNNNNNNNNNNNNNNNNNNNNNNNNNNNNNNNNNNNNNNNNNNNNNNNNNNNNNNNNNNNNNNNNNNNNNNNNNNNNNNNNNNNNNNNNNNNNNNNNNNNNNNNNNNNNNNNNNNNNNNNNNNNNNNNNNNNNNNNNNNNNNNNNNNNNNNNNNNNNNNNNNNNNNNNNNNNNNNNNNNNNNNNNNNNNNNNNNNNNNNNNNNNNNNNNNNNNNNNNNNNNNNNNNNNNNNNNNNNNNNNNNNNNNNNNNNNNNNNNNNNNNNNNNNNNNNNNNNNNNNNNNNNNNNNNNNNNNNNNNNNNNNNNNNNNNNNNNNNNNNNNNNNNNNNNNNNNNNNNNNNNNNNNNNNNNNNNNNNNNNNNNNNNNNNNNNNNNNNNNNNNNNNNNNNNNNNNNNNNNNNNNNNNNNNNNNNNNNNNNNNNNNNNNNNNNNNNNNNNNNNNNNNNNNNNNNNNNNNNNNNNNNNNNNNNNNNNNNNNNNNNNNNNNNNNNNNNNNNNNNNNNNNNNNNNNNNNNNNNNNNNNNNNNNNNNNNNNNNNNNNNNNNNNNNNNNNNNNNNNNNNNNNNNNNNNNNNNNNNNNNNNNNNNNNNNNNNNNNNNNNNNNNNNNNNNNNNNNNNNNNNNNNNNNNNNNNNNNNNNNNNNNNNNNNNNNNNNNNNNNNNNNNNNNNNNNNNNNNNNNNNNNNNNNNNNNNNNNNNNNNNNNNNNNNNNNNNNNNNNNNNNNNNNNNNNNNNNNNNNNNNNNNNNNNNNNNNNNNNNNNNNNNNNNNNNNNNNNNNNNNNNNNNNNNNNNNNNNNNNNNNNNNNNNNNNNNNNNNNNNNNNNNNNNNNNNNNNNNNNNNNNNNNNNNNNNNNNNNNNNNNNNNNNNNNNNNNNNNNNNNNNNNNNNNNNNNNNNNNNNNNNNNNNNNNNNNNNNNNNNNNNNNNNNNNNNNNNNNNNNNNNNNNNNNNNNNNNNNNNNNNNNNNNNNNNNNNNNNNNNNNNNNNNNNNNNNNNNNNNNNNNNNNNNNNNNNNNNNNNNNNNNNNNNNNNNNNNNNNNNNNNNNNNNNNNNNNNNNNNNNNNNNNNNNNNNNNNNNNNNNNNNNNNNNNNNNNNNNNNNNNNNNNNNNNNNNNNNNNNNNNNNNNNNNNNNNNNNNNNNNNNNNNNNNNNNNNNNNNNNNNNNNNNNNNNNNNNNNNNNNNNNNNNNNNNNNNNNNNNNNNNNNNNNNNNNNNNNNNNNNNNNNNNNNNNNNNNNNNNNNNNNNNNNNNNNNNNNNNNNNNNNNNNNNNGAATCCTGGCAAAGAGCATTGGAATGCCGTAAAAAGGATTTTACGGTACATTAAAGGAACCTCGGATGTTGCATTATGTTATGGAGGATCAGACTTTGTTGTCAGAGGCTATGTTGATTCAGATTATGCAGGCGATCTAGATAAAAGCAAATCTACAACCGGTTATGTGTTTACACTCGCTAGCGGAGCTGTAAGTTGGGTTTCAAAACTACAGTCAATTGTGGCTACATCAACAACCGAAGCAGAGTATGTAGCAGCTACACAAGCTAGTAAAGAGGCGATGTGGTTAAAGATGGTAATGGAGGAACTCGGGCACAAACAAGAGAAAATTTCTCTTTTTTGTGACAGCCAGAGTGCTGTGCATCTTGCAAGGAATCCAGCCTTTCATTCAAAAACCAAGCACATACGAGTCCAGTATCACTTCGTTCGTGAGAAAGTGGAAGAGGGCACGGTGGATATGCAGAAGATTCATACAAAAGAAAACGTAGCAGATTTTATGACGAAAGCAGTCACTACTGACAAGTTTATTTGGTGTCGATCCTCTTGTGGCCTGAAGGAGACGTAAGCAACATGGAATGACAAGGTAGAAAGAATGGTGTGAAGATCCGATTGATCCTCAATCAAATCTTCAAGTGGGAGATTGTTAAAACACGTTTACAAAATGTTGGACGGTGATTACGGCTTGGACGGTGATTACGGCTTGGACGGTGGCCGTAAATGGAAATGAGTTTATCAACTCTTGTAGGCACCTACCAATCCTCATAATCTCTATAAATACCAAGCCATGCCATCACCTCACATTCATCCCAAAATCAAAATCACACAGAGAGAAGTGAGGAAGAAGAAGAACGTGAGAGAGAAAAAAAAAAATTTCTTTTTTCTTACGGGTATTTGGGATCGGGTTGAGAGAAAATTATTTAGAGAGTTTGGGTATTTTCTCCTATTATAACGAGAAAATTATTAATCGATTTCTCCGTTATAATTGAGAGGTTGTAACTCCTATTATTTTTCTCGTAATAAATTCTTCTACCTTGTCCGTGGTTTTTACCCTTTGGGGTTTTCCACGTTAAATCTGGTGTTCCATTTATTACACTATTTCTCAAATTATTAGCTGCGACCCTGCTCTATCCGGTCCAGTTTTACAACAGTTCTGCCTAGCAGAATCTATTGGGTGTTGAAGCTTAAAGGTGTTGCCTTTTGCAGTTTTGCGGCTACTTTTAACGAGAAGTTTATAAGGACTATTAGGCTTTTCTCTCCACACTTGGCCGCAAAAATGAGGCCTCCCCACATGTGAGTTTCTTTTTTAGTTATTTGCCATTGAAAATATAAAGAGAGCTCTTAGACAACTCTATATAATGTGGGCACTTGCAGGCCTGTCATCCGTGGGAGATCAGCAGCAAGAAAGACAGTATACGTTTGTGGGAAACCACGATGGGTCTTTGTTGTCATATTCCTAACAGGTAACTTGAATACTCACCATCCCTTGATATGTATTAATGCTAACAAAACTGATCGTGTCTTGATTTGCTTATGTATTATAGCCAGTCTTGTCATGTGGTTCTCTTCCTGCGGCTTGTTGTGGGTCCTCTATGCACTTCTCACTTCCCTCACATGTAAGTTATACCACTTGTTTAAAATCGTACATGTCCTTTGATGGAGTTTTGTTTCTTTAACATGAGATTTTCTCTCAACAGTGGTTATTGTTCATGCAAGCGTGAGAACACCAAATCTCAAGGCACGCTTAAACACATTCCGTGAAGAGTTTCGAGCTGTCTGGCGAAACTACAGTGAACTTTAAGTCACAGGTTACTACAGAATCTAGAAGCAAACCGAGCAGCCATCAAGTTGTCAAGTAACCAGCAGCCATCATGTTGTCAAGTAACCATGGTCAGATGATGCAGACATACTTGACCAAGTTACTTTATTTGCTG
This genomic interval from Brassica oleracea var. oleracea cultivar TO1000 chromosome C2, BOL, whole genome shotgun sequence contains the following:
- the LOC106327731 gene encoding PRA1 family protein A2-like isoform X1, encoding MDWDNVAAEDVIEALREVEWSTPPRSFGEFFSRFSTSNYYHSSNFEPFDFDLMIFVYVCSYRTNYFILVIFVLGLALITRPLAIVGAAFTALSIAFLNDSFAATFNEKFIRTIRLFSPHLAAKMRPPHMPVIRGRSAARKTVYVCGKPRWVFVVIFLTASLVMWFSSCGLLWVLYALLTSLTLVIVHASVRTPNLKARLNTFREEFRAVWRNYSEL
- the LOC106327731 gene encoding PRA1 family protein A2-like isoform X2, whose translation is MDWDNVAAEDVIEALREVEWSTPPRSFGDYRTNYFILVIFVLGLALITRPLAIVGAAFTALSIAFLNDSFAATFNEKFIRTIRLFSPHLAAKMRPPHMPVIRGRSAARKTVYVCGKPRWVFVVIFLTASLVMWFSSCGLLWVLYALLTSLTLVIVHASVRTPNLKARLNTFREEFRAVWRNYSEL